The following are encoded together in the Halorubrum lacusprofundi ATCC 49239 genome:
- a CDS encoding DEAD/DEAH box helicase — MTDFEVGDHVKFAGGQGEITKIEDRPNGGQLLHVYTTEGELRKLPSGLPHIERIDSIIDRLAARQIDSPIHHDLRERATRLDLAYRYDRFLSLTNNRIEIEPYQVQAAYEILNSYDHRYLIGDEVGLGKTIEAGIVIEELIARGRAERVLIVAPAPLTVQWQEEMREKFDRNFVIYDRETVENHRQSHPNQNVWEQEDLIITSIDFAKQTNDDPESDRVSVRDALDNLNESWDVAVFDEAHHLTARRGSDDSIERTQRYTVGEAVAENSDALLLMTGTPHKGKSDQFYFLVSLLDPYRFSHESQINPDALDDLMIRRLKDDMHDTDGTRMFPEKNIEALGVDMSRAERKLYDDVTEYIREYYNLAQQEENQAAGFTMVIYQKRLVSSIYAIQKSLENRMRAIQNDAVAEDLPDDVQQLIPRYSTEPETLTDTERERIEEALETVTVTLNRSQIQEELDRVKQLWQQAKSIQTDSKAQLLKQFIDRILSNDPDEKILIFTEYTDTLEYLRDRVFDDHDIAQVYGDLDQDRRREEMEKFENEANLMLATDAAQEGLNLQFAHIMVNYDLPWNPIRIDQRMGRLHRYGQERTVEIRNLFFKNTRESEILNLLVEKTNQIESDLGMRSDVLGRVLEDVDLDDTIMAAIAEDRPSDEVVADIDEAIEERKNALETVENEFLIRNRFDLSDEDEEILDVIERSQHGDVSEDDIEVLVREFFDEFGGDIRGVRPGPARAGGDVFQLDVPDVLCGNQVAGRYDQATFTRQVAMEEDDVEFIALDHPLVQSLIEFCLDSNRIGGQVAVKVAEDGEPTPGILFTYRLGYVSGAGEAVTEKLVPLYVTAEGDVRTEKPEFVDTVPPEEVVSTPPLDRLTSMAEDLHSVAEMEAWEQVESFAGEAREEREREVEIKRQHAEQHFEEEISEWKDRLEDYQQQDEQGKDMSAPIGNAKRQLESLRRERDEELFRLEEEKHVTPEEPQLVTASFVLGSPPGDR; from the coding sequence ATGACTGACTTCGAGGTTGGCGACCACGTCAAGTTCGCCGGCGGACAGGGCGAGATCACGAAAATCGAAGACCGCCCGAATGGAGGCCAGCTCCTCCACGTATACACCACGGAGGGTGAACTCCGAAAACTCCCGAGTGGCCTGCCCCATATCGAGCGGATCGACTCTATCATTGACCGCCTCGCAGCCCGACAGATCGATTCGCCCATCCACCATGACCTTCGGGAACGTGCGACCCGCCTCGATCTCGCGTACCGATACGACCGGTTCCTGTCGCTGACGAACAACCGTATCGAGATCGAGCCGTATCAGGTTCAGGCCGCCTACGAGATCCTGAACTCGTACGATCACCGCTACCTGATCGGGGACGAAGTCGGTCTCGGGAAGACTATCGAAGCCGGCATCGTTATTGAGGAACTCATCGCCCGTGGTCGTGCCGAGCGGGTGCTTATCGTCGCACCAGCGCCACTCACCGTGCAGTGGCAGGAGGAGATGCGCGAGAAGTTTGATCGTAACTTCGTCATTTACGACCGTGAAACCGTAGAAAACCACCGTCAGTCCCACCCAAACCAGAACGTCTGGGAGCAAGAGGATCTCATCATCACCTCAATCGATTTCGCTAAGCAAACGAACGATGACCCCGAGTCGGACAGGGTCTCGGTTCGTGATGCGCTCGATAATCTCAACGAGTCTTGGGACGTCGCCGTTTTTGACGAGGCACACCACCTGACTGCTCGCCGGGGAAGCGACGACTCCATCGAACGCACCCAGCGTTACACTGTTGGTGAAGCCGTCGCCGAAAATTCCGACGCGCTCCTGTTGATGACCGGAACCCCTCACAAAGGGAAGTCCGATCAGTTCTACTTCCTCGTGAGTTTGCTTGATCCATATCGCTTCAGCCACGAGTCACAGATCAATCCAGACGCACTGGATGATCTGATGATTCGCCGGCTGAAGGACGACATGCACGACACCGACGGGACGCGCATGTTCCCCGAGAAGAACATCGAAGCGCTCGGTGTGGATATGTCCCGGGCTGAGCGGAAGCTCTACGACGACGTCACTGAGTACATCCGCGAGTACTACAATCTCGCTCAACAGGAGGAGAACCAAGCCGCAGGGTTCACGATGGTCATTTACCAGAAGCGGCTGGTCTCCAGCATCTACGCGATTCAGAAGTCTCTGGAGAACCGAATGCGCGCCATCCAGAACGACGCTGTTGCCGAAGATCTTCCCGACGACGTCCAGCAGTTGATCCCCCGGTATAGCACCGAACCCGAGACACTGACCGACACCGAACGTGAGCGCATCGAAGAGGCCCTGGAAACGGTCACGGTCACACTGAATCGTTCGCAGATACAGGAAGAACTTGATCGGGTGAAGCAGCTCTGGCAGCAGGCCAAGAGCATCCAGACTGATTCGAAGGCCCAGCTGCTCAAGCAGTTTATCGATCGCATCCTGTCCAACGACCCTGATGAGAAAATACTCATCTTCACAGAGTACACGGACACGCTCGAATACCTCCGAGACAGGGTGTTCGACGATCACGATATCGCCCAAGTCTACGGCGACTTAGACCAAGATCGACGGCGGGAAGAGATGGAGAAGTTCGAGAATGAGGCCAACTTGATGCTCGCCACCGACGCGGCACAGGAGGGTCTCAACCTCCAGTTCGCCCACATCATGGTCAACTATGACCTCCCGTGGAACCCGATCCGGATCGATCAGCGAATGGGGCGTCTCCACCGCTACGGGCAGGAACGAACCGTAGAGATTCGGAATCTTTTCTTCAAGAACACCCGAGAGAGCGAGATTCTGAACCTGCTGGTTGAGAAGACGAACCAGATTGAGTCCGACCTCGGGATGCGTTCGGATGTTCTCGGTCGGGTGCTGGAAGACGTCGATCTCGATGACACGATCATGGCCGCCATCGCCGAAGATCGTCCCTCCGATGAAGTTGTCGCCGACATCGACGAGGCCATCGAAGAACGGAAGAATGCACTGGAGACCGTGGAAAACGAGTTCCTCATCCGGAACCGATTCGACCTCTCCGACGAGGACGAGGAGATTCTCGATGTAATTGAGCGAAGTCAACACGGCGACGTCAGTGAGGACGACATCGAAGTGCTCGTCCGCGAGTTCTTCGACGAATTCGGCGGCGACATTCGAGGTGTTCGTCCTGGTCCGGCCCGTGCTGGCGGAGACGTGTTCCAGCTTGACGTTCCAGATGTCCTCTGCGGCAACCAGGTTGCAGGACGATACGACCAGGCGACGTTCACTCGCCAGGTAGCGATGGAAGAGGACGACGTCGAGTTCATCGCATTGGATCACCCGCTCGTGCAGTCGCTTATCGAGTTCTGTCTGGACTCGAATCGCATCGGGGGACAGGTCGCTGTGAAGGTCGCAGAGGACGGCGAACCCACACCCGGAATCCTATTCACGTACCGCCTGGGATACGTCTCTGGGGCGGGAGAGGCAGTCACCGAGAAACTGGTTCCGCTCTACGTCACGGCTGAAGGCGACGTGAGGACAGAGAAGCCGGAGTTCGTGGACACGGTCCCGCCAGAGGAGGTCGTCTCGACACCGCCCCTCGACCGACTTACGTCGATGGCAGAAGACCTGCACAGTGTCGCGGAGATGGAAGCGTGGGAGCAAGTCGAATCGTTTGCCGGCGAAGCACGTGAGGAACGGGAACGAGAGGTAGAGATCAAGCGGCAACACGCCGAGCAACACTTCGAGGAGGAGATCAGCGAATGGAAGGACCGCCTTGAGGATTATCAACAGCAGGACGAGCAAGGGAAAGACATGTCGGCACCAATCGGGAACGCGAAACGCCAACTTGAGTCGCTTCGTCGTGAGCGCGACGAGGAATTATTCCGATTGGAGGAAGAAAAGCACGTCACCCCAGAAGAACCGCAGTTGGTGACTGCGTCCTTCGTCCTCGGCAGTCCTCCAGGTGACCGATGA
- a CDS encoding DUF7386 family protein, with translation MATDRTSLKLTDDRKRLFDQASEIVARDDADDPPRSDVIDAALTHLIESQQNLENVRDQYPPQHIKRCCNTSVLGLRYRTSIESKWR, from the coding sequence ATGGCAACCGATCGAACTAGCCTCAAACTGACAGACGACCGGAAGCGACTCTTTGACCAAGCAAGCGAGATCGTGGCTCGTGACGACGCGGATGACCCGCCTCGTAGCGACGTCATTGATGCCGCTCTTACTCACCTCATTGAAAGCCAGCAGAACCTCGAAAACGTACGAGACCAGTACCCACCACAACATATCAAACGGTGCTGTAACACGTCCGTGCTTGGACTGCGATATCGAACGTCAATCGAGTCGAAGTGGCGATAA
- a CDS encoding 7-cyano-7-deazaguanine synthase: MPESVLLLSGGLDSATLAYTHRPDLTVTVDYGQCCADAEIQASAQIADQLNLEHEVIEVDCENLGAGTMAGQQETDLGDAPEWWPYRNQLVVTLVAMKVVRRGADRLLVGAVADDQSHADGEAEFFELMDSLLSFQEGDLGVVAPAIDRTTEEFVCEVNPPESLLGWTHSCTASNTACGECRSCKKRQRVLTRVY, translated from the coding sequence ATGCCTGAATCCGTCCTATTGTTATCTGGTGGGCTTGACTCTGCGACACTCGCGTACACCCATAGGCCAGATCTTACAGTGACTGTTGATTACGGGCAGTGCTGTGCGGATGCAGAGATCCAAGCGTCAGCGCAAATCGCCGATCAGCTGAATCTTGAGCATGAGGTCATCGAAGTAGATTGTGAGAATCTCGGTGCTGGTACAATGGCGGGCCAGCAGGAGACCGACCTTGGTGATGCTCCGGAGTGGTGGCCATACCGAAACCAACTCGTGGTCACACTGGTCGCAATGAAAGTCGTTCGACGAGGCGCAGACCGATTGCTTGTTGGGGCAGTTGCTGACGATCAGAGCCATGCTGATGGGGAGGCAGAATTCTTCGAGTTGATGGATTCGCTTCTCTCTTTCCAAGAGGGAGATCTCGGCGTTGTGGCCCCGGCAATCGATAGAACAACTGAAGAGTTCGTATGCGAAGTGAACCCACCTGAATCACTCCTTGGATGGACGCATTCTTGTACAGCATCCAACACCGCGTGTGGCGAATGTCGTAGCTGCAAGAAGCGGCAACGTGTTCTCACACGGGTCTACTAG
- a CDS encoding TATA-box-binding protein — MTVEIANIVGSGDLGVELDLEALEGDLSTPYLEYDPSNYHGLYVRLEEGGPLITVYRSGKYIISGCPSEEVLRKTNDGFLRALAELGITDEAQQTGFTVQNVVCTAMLNEMVSLNALSIGLGLEVTEYEPEQFPGLVYRPEGIGAVLLVFANGKLVITGAKDAETAEVAYNHLQSKVQELV; from the coding sequence ATGACTGTCGAAATTGCGAACATCGTCGGCTCCGGCGATCTTGGCGTGGAGCTGGATCTCGAAGCATTGGAAGGCGACTTGTCTACACCGTACTTGGAGTACGACCCGTCGAATTACCACGGTCTTTACGTTCGTCTCGAAGAAGGTGGGCCGCTCATCACAGTCTATCGGAGCGGGAAGTACATCATCAGCGGCTGCCCCAGTGAGGAGGTACTACGCAAGACGAACGATGGATTCCTGAGAGCCCTCGCAGAGTTGGGAATCACCGACGAAGCTCAACAGACCGGGTTCACTGTCCAGAACGTGGTCTGTACTGCGATGCTCAATGAGATGGTTTCTCTGAATGCTCTCTCAATCGGGTTGGGGTTGGAAGTAACGGAGTATGAGCCGGAGCAGTTCCCGGGTCTGGTTTATCGGCCCGAGGGCATCGGTGCTGTACTACTAGTGTTCGCTAACGGGAAGCTGGTGATTACAGGTGCGAAGGATGCCGAGACCGCCGAAGTAGCGTACAATCACCTTCAGTCGAAGGTACAGGAACTAGTGTAG
- a CDS encoding DUF262 domain-containing protein — translation MGYQSRTIKQVLPDINESIFLPAIQREFVWDTEQIVQLFDSVLREYPIGSFIFWNLNGEFADNQIKYYFVRNHIEDSIYPDDFDNVHHRNPKVPEYEQIPDSVSLVVDGQQRLSSFYIGLQGTYVEKQKYRQRKNPDAWTRKQLYLNLLSNPNNQTEDHLKLRYDFRFKEPDPTQSGEEYWFRVGDILEIDTLEKAMTRANEIASELEGVSDAQEHYILKNLTTLYNAVHARDIVNYYEEGNQDNERILDIFVRANEGGTQLSKSEILLSIATSYWGSDEENPIDAKEEINSFVGNLNQAYVDEGYDFGSDFVLKSLLVVADLSAEYQIRTFTHENLALMKEIWANGVVQDAIESTVDLISDFGITGRSLTSRNALIPLVFYFYHNENPSLTTDSQLGVQVRPRILEWLCSALLNSNFNSRPDQIIEDARDAIKEADDSQFPLERIQREIRTRGKAVGFSQEIVEDLFEETDYNSTKIYLLLSVLYYPDPAHDDSYEIDHIFPRSLLEKDNLIENYGFEPSKAERYASLRDHVANLQLIEENQSKGDQAFDEWISTRSDQYYDRHHIPTDERLYELENFPEFIERREEMLRDHIISTFS, via the coding sequence ATGGGTTATCAGTCTCGGACAATCAAGCAAGTTCTACCGGACATAAACGAGTCCATCTTTCTGCCGGCAATCCAGCGGGAGTTCGTCTGGGATACCGAACAGATCGTTCAACTCTTCGATTCCGTTCTCCGCGAGTACCCTATCGGGTCGTTCATTTTCTGGAACCTCAACGGAGAGTTCGCAGACAACCAGATCAAGTACTACTTCGTCCGAAATCACATCGAGGATAGCATCTACCCAGACGATTTCGACAACGTTCACCACCGGAATCCGAAGGTCCCCGAATACGAGCAAATCCCGGACTCCGTTTCACTCGTCGTTGACGGCCAGCAGCGCCTTTCCTCCTTCTACATCGGGCTCCAAGGAACATACGTTGAGAAGCAGAAGTACCGGCAACGGAAGAATCCCGACGCCTGGACGCGTAAACAGCTGTATCTCAACTTGCTCTCGAACCCTAACAACCAGACTGAGGACCATCTGAAGCTCCGATACGACTTCAGATTCAAGGAGCCCGATCCGACACAGTCTGGTGAGGAATACTGGTTCCGTGTCGGCGACATTCTGGAGATCGATACGCTGGAGAAGGCGATGACCCGGGCGAACGAAATCGCATCCGAGTTAGAGGGAGTCTCCGATGCACAGGAGCACTACATCCTCAAGAACCTCACCACTCTCTACAATGCTGTTCACGCCCGAGACATCGTGAACTACTACGAGGAAGGAAACCAAGATAACGAGCGAATTCTGGATATCTTCGTCCGGGCGAACGAAGGTGGTACGCAACTCAGCAAGTCCGAAATCCTCCTCTCTATTGCCACGTCGTACTGGGGGTCAGATGAAGAGAACCCCATTGACGCAAAGGAAGAGATCAACAGCTTCGTCGGAAACCTTAATCAGGCGTATGTGGACGAGGGCTACGACTTCGGTAGCGACTTCGTCCTGAAATCCCTCCTCGTTGTCGCTGACCTCTCCGCCGAGTACCAGATCCGCACATTCACGCACGAGAACCTGGCGTTGATGAAAGAGATCTGGGCGAACGGAGTCGTTCAAGATGCGATTGAGTCCACCGTAGACCTGATTAGCGACTTCGGTATCACCGGCCGAAGCCTGACGAGCCGGAATGCGCTCATCCCGTTAGTCTTCTACTTCTACCACAACGAGAATCCCTCCCTGACGACGGATTCTCAACTCGGTGTGCAGGTTCGTCCGCGAATCCTCGAATGGCTCTGCTCTGCGCTCCTCAACAGCAACTTCAACTCCCGGCCAGACCAGATCATCGAGGACGCACGTGATGCCATCAAAGAGGCGGACGATAGTCAGTTCCCACTAGAACGGATTCAGCGTGAAATCAGGACGCGTGGGAAAGCCGTTGGCTTCAGCCAGGAAATCGTAGAAGACCTGTTCGAGGAAACGGACTACAACAGCACGAAGATCTACCTGCTCTTGTCGGTCCTCTACTACCCAGACCCTGCCCACGACGATTCATACGAAATTGACCACATTTTCCCGCGGAGTCTCCTTGAAAAAGACAACCTCATCGAGAACTACGGATTCGAGCCGAGTAAGGCCGAGCGGTACGCTTCCCTGCGTGATCACGTTGCGAACCTCCAGTTGATTGAGGAGAACCAATCGAAAGGCGACCAAGCGTTCGATGAGTGGATTTCAACGCGGAGTGACCAGTACTACGACCGCCATCACATCCCGACTGACGAGCGTCTGTACGAACTAGAGAACTTCCCCGAATTCATCGAGCGACGCGAGGAGATGCTTCGAGACCACATCATCAGCACCTTCAGCTGA
- a CDS encoding Eco57I restriction-modification methylase domain-containing protein, with the protein MQTALTYRTNRDLFSNYYLDEHLPETEEWDEVSDEELQEAYDDVMDLWEREKDTAPKRNESQLEEKFIRPMFRKLGIPFEVEESTDRTQRRPDYGFFETEEAARDAFERRDEGGDFYKNSVAVADAKRWGRPLDTRGSGEHERDFENPSYQIHVYLQEVDAAQWAVLTDGKKWRLYYGPTSHRLDSYYEVDLPTILEKGDLEDFKYFYLFFRHEAFLEDSSGDCFLDDVYGESNVFAQELGEDLQDNIYEAIKILSEGYLQYPENDLDEEDLELIHDSSLIYLYRLIFVLYAEAEGRELLDTSNEIYEQQYSLNALKQEVAEELDSGDPKYRDWQDNLQARLDELFSLIDKGSKSRGIPEEDLYIPAYNGGLFRTDPDDDDSKEARFLANHDVGDAYLAKVVELLTRSKNSNGGGKIFVDYSSLDVRHLGSIYEGLLEYQLNVADEPLSLDDGEYVSAGDADDVVVQEGEVYLTTGSGERKATGSYYTPEYVVEYIVENTLEPLVDDIRVDLAGQSARGEDRGFAAEFADRIFDLKILDPAMGSGHFLTSAIDYLAREIIDAQERQAAQQGIETVNQEHDINWARRQVAQRCIYGVDLNPLAVELAKVSLWLRTLAAEQPLAFLDHHLKTGNSLVGSDIEEIEELESEGGGDDQNASLADFGVARKGTIEQLMRIYEDFIAIENQELADVKEMESKYDEFERNKLRQRLEAMANVHTAEDFGLDNLPSDAYQRMAGALEDDDEWENLSSSQWFIDAQKWASEGHYFHWKLEYPEVFYDNDGDKKGDSGFDAVIGNPPYMRIQTIRQADESLPTYFETEFNSSYKNYDIYALFIEKGHSLLSKDGEQGYIVPHKFMQAEFGEAVRSYVADRSALREVVDMGHYQVFGSAATTYTCLLFLSGQDRDKFSYKKIREDPRDLSTLDESDLASERIGEEPWILLSPAELGAVEKMEECTPLEELSDKIFVGIQTSKDSVYAVNLVEETEDQVTVSSEETEEEYEFSKEILVPYLKGEDVNRYETPENRKVLIFPYHTSEDGYSLMSPQEIKSKSPKVWDYLLENRSVLESRDGGSMDGDDWYAYTYPKSLHEHEKEKIITPEISDNCSFTLDSRGNYSTSVIYSITASETDYDLEYLLAVLNSATTWFYVSNTSHVLRGGYYRFKTGYLRPIGIPEVDTGEGDLSELENVKERYQNQEYDVIRKRAIELAEEGKESTVYNLLCYLVNERIEAQNQYESLNLDLSDHLGNYSEGNSLHQIQGYQPPSDVSNTIVSETSSTRDSLRVGRVSVDRDRSKLTIKASARYKPEDEDAYETDQWGYTETELMPALEFVGLDENYEQLISEFVPHIVNERDDGVAKFRENATKTNSLVDRLESLTLPVISDIEGSFDRYLKIRAKADDLLTKAENTDDIINQVVYRLYGLTDDEIEIVEASVSE; encoded by the coding sequence ATGCAAACGGCACTCACCTACCGTACGAACCGTGACCTGTTCTCGAATTACTACTTAGACGAACACCTCCCCGAGACCGAAGAATGGGACGAGGTCAGCGACGAAGAACTCCAGGAGGCCTATGATGACGTTATGGATCTCTGGGAGCGTGAGAAGGACACCGCCCCGAAGCGGAATGAGTCCCAGCTCGAAGAGAAATTCATCCGGCCGATGTTCCGGAAACTGGGGATTCCGTTCGAGGTTGAGGAGAGCACTGATCGAACGCAGCGCCGACCCGACTACGGGTTCTTCGAGACTGAAGAAGCTGCACGGGACGCCTTCGAACGCCGTGATGAGGGCGGAGACTTCTACAAGAATTCCGTCGCTGTTGCGGACGCGAAACGATGGGGCCGTCCCCTCGACACTCGCGGAAGCGGTGAACACGAACGTGACTTCGAGAACCCCAGTTACCAGATCCACGTCTACCTGCAGGAAGTGGATGCTGCACAGTGGGCTGTCCTAACCGACGGGAAGAAGTGGCGGCTGTACTACGGACCGACCAGCCACCGTCTCGACTCCTACTACGAGGTTGACCTGCCGACGATTCTGGAGAAGGGTGATCTTGAGGATTTCAAGTACTTCTACCTCTTCTTCCGTCACGAAGCATTCCTCGAAGACAGCAGCGGTGACTGCTTCCTTGACGACGTCTACGGCGAGTCCAACGTCTTCGCCCAAGAGTTGGGGGAGGACCTACAGGACAACATCTACGAGGCGATCAAGATCCTCTCTGAGGGATACCTCCAGTACCCTGAGAACGATCTTGACGAAGAGGATCTTGAACTGATTCACGATAGTTCGCTCATCTACCTGTACCGCCTCATCTTCGTCCTGTACGCCGAAGCCGAAGGCCGTGAGCTGCTGGATACAAGCAACGAGATTTACGAGCAACAGTACAGTCTGAACGCTCTCAAACAGGAAGTCGCCGAAGAACTCGATAGTGGCGATCCAAAGTACCGTGATTGGCAAGACAACCTTCAGGCTCGTCTGGACGAACTGTTCTCGCTCATCGACAAGGGCAGCAAGTCACGTGGCATCCCCGAGGAAGACCTCTACATTCCGGCGTACAACGGTGGGCTGTTCCGGACCGATCCGGACGACGACGACAGCAAGGAAGCACGGTTCCTCGCCAATCACGACGTCGGCGACGCCTACCTGGCTAAGGTCGTCGAACTTCTCACCCGGAGCAAGAACAGCAACGGCGGTGGAAAGATCTTCGTCGATTACTCCTCACTCGATGTTCGCCACCTTGGGAGTATTTACGAGGGCCTCCTTGAGTACCAGCTCAATGTCGCGGATGAACCGCTGTCACTGGATGATGGCGAGTACGTGAGCGCCGGCGATGCCGACGACGTCGTCGTGCAAGAGGGCGAAGTGTACCTGACGACAGGCAGTGGTGAGCGAAAGGCCACTGGGTCGTACTACACCCCGGAGTACGTCGTCGAATACATCGTCGAAAACACGCTCGAACCGTTGGTTGACGACATCCGGGTGGACCTCGCCGGCCAGAGTGCCCGCGGTGAAGATCGCGGCTTCGCTGCGGAGTTCGCCGATCGTATATTCGACCTGAAGATCCTCGACCCGGCAATGGGGAGCGGGCACTTCCTCACGAGCGCCATCGACTACCTGGCCCGGGAGATCATCGACGCTCAGGAGCGGCAGGCTGCACAGCAGGGTATCGAGACAGTTAATCAAGAGCATGACATCAACTGGGCACGCCGGCAGGTCGCCCAGCGCTGCATCTACGGTGTGGATCTGAATCCACTCGCTGTTGAGTTGGCGAAAGTGTCGCTCTGGCTTCGGACGCTTGCCGCTGAACAGCCACTCGCGTTCCTTGACCACCACCTGAAGACTGGGAACTCGCTCGTTGGGAGTGACATTGAGGAGATCGAGGAACTGGAGTCCGAGGGTGGTGGCGACGATCAAAATGCGTCGCTCGCGGACTTCGGTGTGGCTCGGAAAGGGACGATTGAACAGTTGATGCGGATCTACGAGGACTTCATCGCTATCGAGAATCAGGAACTTGCGGACGTCAAGGAGATGGAGTCCAAGTATGACGAGTTCGAGCGGAACAAACTCCGCCAGCGACTGGAAGCGATGGCGAACGTACACACCGCTGAGGACTTCGGACTAGATAACCTCCCTTCAGATGCGTACCAACGGATGGCGGGCGCTTTAGAAGATGATGATGAGTGGGAGAACCTAAGTAGTTCTCAGTGGTTCATTGATGCGCAAAAGTGGGCATCTGAGGGCCATTATTTCCACTGGAAACTTGAATATCCCGAAGTATTCTACGATAATGATGGAGATAAGAAAGGGGACAGTGGATTTGATGCAGTTATTGGAAATCCGCCATACATGCGAATTCAGACCATACGTCAAGCGGACGAAAGTCTACCCACTTACTTCGAGACGGAGTTTAACTCTTCGTATAAGAATTATGATATTTATGCGCTATTTATTGAAAAAGGGCACTCTCTGCTGAGCAAAGATGGTGAGCAGGGTTACATTGTACCCCATAAGTTCATGCAGGCTGAATTCGGTGAGGCTGTCCGATCCTACGTTGCGGATCGTTCAGCACTGCGGGAAGTGGTTGATATGGGACATTATCAGGTCTTCGGCTCTGCAGCAACAACATACACCTGCCTCCTCTTCTTATCTGGACAAGATAGAGATAAGTTCTCATATAAGAAAATCAGAGAAGATCCCCGTGATCTTTCCACCCTTGATGAATCTGATCTTGCGTCCGAACGGATTGGTGAGGAACCTTGGATTCTGCTATCCCCTGCTGAACTAGGGGCTGTGGAAAAAATGGAAGAATGCACGCCTCTTGAAGAGTTATCGGACAAGATCTTCGTGGGTATTCAAACTAGTAAAGACTCTGTCTACGCAGTCAATCTTGTTGAAGAAACAGAAGATCAGGTCACCGTCTCATCCGAAGAAACCGAGGAGGAATATGAATTCTCTAAGGAGATACTTGTTCCTTATCTCAAAGGTGAAGACGTAAATCGATACGAGACTCCTGAGAATCGTAAAGTCTTGATATTCCCGTATCACACCTCTGAGGATGGATATTCCTTGATGTCTCCTCAAGAGATTAAGAGTAAATCACCGAAAGTTTGGGACTACCTGTTGGAGAATCGGTCTGTTCTGGAAAGTCGGGATGGAGGAAGTATGGATGGAGATGATTGGTATGCGTATACCTATCCAAAAAGCCTCCACGAACATGAAAAAGAGAAAATCATCACTCCAGAGATTAGTGATAACTGTAGTTTCACGCTAGACAGTCGTGGGAACTATTCAACCTCGGTCATTTACAGCATCACCGCTTCGGAAACAGACTATGATCTCGAATATCTCTTGGCAGTGCTGAACTCTGCAACGACTTGGTTCTATGTCAGCAATACGAGTCATGTGTTGCGAGGGGGGTACTACCGTTTCAAAACGGGATATCTCCGGCCAATTGGTATCCCCGAAGTTGACACCGGTGAGGGAGACCTTTCAGAACTTGAGAATGTCAAAGAACGATATCAGAACCAGGAGTATGACGTAATTCGCAAACGCGCGATTGAGTTAGCAGAGGAAGGGAAAGAATCGACCGTCTACAACCTCTTGTGCTACCTCGTAAATGAGCGGATTGAGGCACAAAACCAGTATGAATCACTCAACTTAGATCTGTCTGACCACCTTGGAAATTACTCAGAGGGGAATTCCCTACACCAGATACAAGGATATCAACCACCTTCCGATGTTTCTAATACAATTGTGTCTGAGACCAGTAGTACCCGAGATAGTCTTCGAGTCGGGCGAGTTAGTGTAGACAGGGATCGATCTAAACTCACGATCAAAGCCAGTGCCCGGTATAAGCCCGAGGATGAGGATGCATACGAAACAGATCAATGGGGATACACAGAAACAGAATTAATGCCAGCTTTGGAGTTTGTTGGCCTTGACGAGAATTATGAACAACTCATTAGCGAGTTTGTCCCTCACATCGTTAATGAACGGGATGATGGCGTTGCGAAGTTTAGAGAAAACGCTACTAAGACTAACTCACTCGTCGATCGTTTAGAATCTCTGACTCTGCCTGTCATCTCGGATATTGAAGGTAGCTTTGATCGCTATCTTAAAATCAGAGCTAAAGCAGATGATCTTCTAACTAAGGCAGAGAACACTGATGATATTATTAATCAGGTAGTCTATCGACTCTATGGTTTGACTGATGACGAAATAGAGATTGTTGAGGCCTCTGTGTCGGAATGA